Proteins encoded in a region of the Panicum hallii strain FIL2 chromosome 3, PHallii_v3.1, whole genome shotgun sequence genome:
- the LOC112885591 gene encoding scarecrow-like protein 34 translates to MASSYDPSLYLSDLGPAYVDLPPTPQQPQCPQPSGGAAAWPEDMVLPFISRMLMEEDIDDKFFYEYPDHPALLQAQQPFLDILSDDASSSPSAARSGASVTHPSTATSSSDAADALLTPAAVDSYAQFNAFDLDPAAFFSGGANSDLMSSAFLKGMEEANKFLPSQDKLVIDLDPPDDAKSFVRPAENKLAASGFKFNGAAPAAAVAVKVEEAVVSASGGGVGGRGRKNRFDDDEDNLEMDRRSSKQSALQGDGDDRDVLDKQYMITSHEMCVAVEQMEKLRIPMQEEGGGNGKANAKGGGGRRGGREVVDLRTLLLHCAQAVATDDRRSAIELLKQIKRHASPQGDATQRLAHCFAEGLQARLAGTGSRMVYQSLMAKRTSVVDILQAYQLYMAAICFKKAAFLFSNQTIYDASLGKKKIHIVDYGIHYGFQWPCFLRRIACREGGPPEVRITGIDLPQPGFRPTQRAEETGRRLSKYCQEFGVPFRYQVMAASRMETIRAEDLNLDPEEVLIVNCIYQFQNLMDESVLIESPRDVALNNIRKMRPHAFVHGVVNGSFSAPFFVTRFREALFYYSALFDVLDTTTPRDSSQRMLIEQNIFGRAALNAIACEGTDRVERPETYRQWQVRNQRAGLKQLPLNPNIVQVVRDKVKGCYHKDFVVDIDHHWLLQGWKGRILYAISTWVANDDDAGSYV, encoded by the coding sequence ATGGCCTCCTCCTACGACCCCTCCTTGTACCTCTCCGACCTCGGCCCCGCCTACGTCGACCTCCCGCCCACCCCGCAGCAGCCGCAGTGCCCCCAGCCCAGCggcggggccgcggcgtggccggagGACATGGTCCTCCCCTTCATCTCCCGCATGCTCATGGAGGAGGACATCGACGACAAGTTCTTCTACGAGTACCCCGACCATCCGGCGCTGCTCCAGGCGCAGCAGCCCTTCCTCGACATCCTCTCCGACGACGCCTCCTCGTCCCCGTCCGCGGCCCGCAGCGGCGCCAGCGTCacccacccctccaccgccacctcctcctccgacgCCGCCGACGCGCTCCTCACCCCTGCCGCCGTCGACTCCTACGCCCAGTTCAACGCCTTCGACCTCGACCCGGCCGCCTTCTTCAGCGGCGGGGCCAACTCCGACCTCATGAGCTCCGCCTTCCTCAAGGGCATGGAGGAGGCCAACAAGTTCCTCCCCAGCCAGGACAAGCTTGTCATCGACCTCGACCCGCCCGACGACGCCAAGAGCTTCGTCCGCCCCGCAGAGAACAAGCTCGCGGCATCCGGGTTCAAGTTCAACGGCGCCGCTCCCGCTGCCGCGGTGGCCGTGAAGGTGGAGGAGGCGGTCGTGTCGGCGTCTGGAGGCGGCGTCGGGGGCCGCGGACGGAAGAACAggttcgacgacgacgaggacaaCCTGGAGATGGACCGCCGGAGCAGCAAGCAGAGCGCGCTGCAGGGGGATGGCGACGACCGGGACGTCCTCGACAAGCAGTACATGATCACCTCCCACGAGATGTGCGTCGCCGTCGAGCAGATGGAGAAGCTGCGGATCCCCATGCAGGAGGAGGGCGGTGGGAACGGCAAGGCCAACGCcaagggaggaggaggccgccgcggcgggAGGGAGGTCGTGGACCTGCGCACGCTGCTCCTCCACTGCGCCCAGGCTGTCGCCACCGACGACCGCCGCAGCGCCATCGAGCTGCTCAAGCAGATCAAGCGGCACGCCAGCCCGCAGGGGGACGCCACGCAGCGCCTCGCCCACTGCTTCGCCGAGGGCCTGCAGGCGCGGCTCGCCGGCACGGGCAGCCGCATGGTGTACCAGTCGCTGATGGCCAAGCGCACGTCCGTGGTCGACATACTCCAGGCGTACCAGCTGTACATGGCCGCCATCTGCTTCAAGAAGGCGGCCTTCCTCTTCTCGAACCAGACCATCTACGATGCCTCCCTGGGTAAGAAGAAGATACATATCGTCGACTACGGGATACACTATGGCTTCCAGTGGCCATGCTTCCTGCGACGGATAGCATGCAGGGAGGGCGGGCCTCCGGAGGTGAGGATCACTGGCATCGACCTTCCCCAGCCAGGGTTCCGCCCGACTCAGCGCGCTGAGGAGACAGGGCGCCGGCTCAGCAAGTACTGCCAAGAGTTTGGCGTGCCATTCAGGTACCAGGTGATGGCAGCGTCCAGGATGGAGACCATCCGTGCTGAGGACCTGAACCTGGACCCAGAGGAGGTGCTCATTGTGAACTGCATCTACCAGTTTCAGAACCTGATGGATGAGAGTGTTCTGATTGAGAGCCCAAGGGATGTTGCGCTCAACAACATCAGGAAGATGCGGCCTCATGCGTTCGTCCATGGAGTCGTGAATGGCTCCTTCAGCGCGCCGTTCTTTGTGACGAGGTTCCGGGAGGCTCTGTTCTACTACTCGGCCCTGTTTGATGTCCTGGACACAACCACCCCGAGAGACAGCAGCCAGAGGATGCTGATTGAGCAAAACATCTTTGGGAGGGCTGCCCTGAATGCCATTGCGTGTGAGGGCACTGATCGTGTGGAGCGCCCCGAGACGTACAGGCAATGGCAGGTGCGGAATCAACGAGCAGGATTGAAGCAGCTGCCACTGAACCCTAATATCGTGCAGGTGGTGCGGGACAAGGTCAAGGGGTGCTACCACAAGGACTTTGTGGTTGATATTGATCACCACTGGCTCTTGCAGGGATGGAAGGGCCGCATCCTCTATGCCATCTCGACATGGGTGGCAAATGATGATGATGCTGGTTCTTACGTTTAG
- the LOC112884745 gene encoding L10-interacting MYB domain-containing protein-like isoform X1: protein MSDNADWNDENTRLVCELFAEQVTAHNRSGTHLNKSGYKNVMEKFKDKTGLDYSRRQFKNKWDKMRREYANWKRLVKETGLGWDNEKKTYTAPDSRWKQLNKDYPGINKFKDGPLQFEELKTIMFEDIRNSGDDHWAPSSGAAPASQQDADPDEADDRDEDCDDNEASDDCDEYSPEPSRGKRPAPANRKDKGKKPKTSGGHWVQKELSKLVSLSARSTASCESLAKKDESSGCSIKDVMALVRECGAVPGTKEHFIASQVFVKRAEREMFLTLETPEERFQWLSMKHMWMTRNDSSM, encoded by the exons ATGTCTGACAACGCAGATTGGAATGACGAGAACACTAGACTTGTGTGTGAATTATTTGCTGAACAAGTGACGGCACACAATCGCAGTGGCACTCATCTTAACAAGAGTGGCTACAAGAATGTGATGGAAAaatttaaggacaaaaccgggTTGGATTATTCTAGACGGCAGTTCAAAAATAAGTGGGACAAGATGAGGAGAGAGTATGCTAATTGGAAAAGATTGGTTAAGGAAACCGGATTAGGATGGGACAATGAGAAAAAAACCTACACAGCACCAGACAGTAGGTGGAAGCAGCTGAATAAG GATTACCCAGGAATTAACAAGTTCAAAGATGGACCTCTTCAGTTCGAAGAATTGAAGACTATTATGTTTGAAGATATTCGGAACTCGGGAGACGACCATTGGGCTCCATCAAGTGGTGCTGCACCGGCTAGTCAACAGGATGCTGATCCTGATGAAGCGGATGATAGGGATGAAGATTGTGATGATAATGAAGCAAGTGATGACTGTGATGAGTACTCCCCTGAACCTTCAAGGGGAAAGCGTCCTGCTCCTGCTAACCGGAAAGATAAGGGTAAAAAACCAAAGACTTCAGGAGGGCATTGGGTACAAAAAGAATTGAGCAAGCTTGTTTCTTTGAGTGCGAGGAGCACTGCATCATGTGAGTCCTTGGCAAAGAAGGATGAaagttctggttgttcaatcaAAGATGTTATGGCTTTGGTGAGGGAGTGTGGAGCTGTTCCTGGGACCAAAGAACATTTCATAGCTTCTCAAGTGTTTGTCAAGCGGGCTGAAAGGGAGATGTTTCTGACATTGGAGACGCCGGAAGAACGATTCCAATGGCTTTCCATGAAGCATATGTGGATGACTAGGAATGATTCATCCATGTAG
- the LOC112884745 gene encoding L10-interacting MYB domain-containing protein-like isoform X2, with amino-acid sequence MEKFKDKTGLDYSRRQFKNKWDKMRREYANWKRLVKETGLGWDNEKKTYTAPDSRWKQLNKDYPGINKFKDGPLQFEELKTIMFEDIRNSGDDHWAPSSGAAPASQQDADPDEADDRDEDCDDNEASDDCDEYSPEPSRGKRPAPANRKDKGKKPKTSGGHWVQKELSKLVSLSARSTASCESLAKKDESSGCSIKDVMALVRECGAVPGTKEHFIASQVFVKRAEREMFLTLETPEERFQWLSMKHMWMTRNDSSM; translated from the exons ATGGAAAaatttaaggacaaaaccgggTTGGATTATTCTAGACGGCAGTTCAAAAATAAGTGGGACAAGATGAGGAGAGAGTATGCTAATTGGAAAAGATTGGTTAAGGAAACCGGATTAGGATGGGACAATGAGAAAAAAACCTACACAGCACCAGACAGTAGGTGGAAGCAGCTGAATAAG GATTACCCAGGAATTAACAAGTTCAAAGATGGACCTCTTCAGTTCGAAGAATTGAAGACTATTATGTTTGAAGATATTCGGAACTCGGGAGACGACCATTGGGCTCCATCAAGTGGTGCTGCACCGGCTAGTCAACAGGATGCTGATCCTGATGAAGCGGATGATAGGGATGAAGATTGTGATGATAATGAAGCAAGTGATGACTGTGATGAGTACTCCCCTGAACCTTCAAGGGGAAAGCGTCCTGCTCCTGCTAACCGGAAAGATAAGGGTAAAAAACCAAAGACTTCAGGAGGGCATTGGGTACAAAAAGAATTGAGCAAGCTTGTTTCTTTGAGTGCGAGGAGCACTGCATCATGTGAGTCCTTGGCAAAGAAGGATGAaagttctggttgttcaatcaAAGATGTTATGGCTTTGGTGAGGGAGTGTGGAGCTGTTCCTGGGACCAAAGAACATTTCATAGCTTCTCAAGTGTTTGTCAAGCGGGCTGAAAGGGAGATGTTTCTGACATTGGAGACGCCGGAAGAACGATTCCAATGGCTTTCCATGAAGCATATGTGGATGACTAGGAATGATTCATCCATGTAG
- the LOC112884746 gene encoding uncharacterized protein LOC112884746 produces MGLPDERVQVDALERHLFADLSSNDYNRSIEDEVLHVASFVEMEHNFVKYQIAQWILLSVLLVLAWGVGVLMLLYLPIRIYVCRRDFRSRKLYLTPHAVVYKVNKPVAFPCFGVFKKEKYVILPSISDVVVEQGYLQSFFGVYSLRIENIGVRKPPSDDVKITGVAHPHDFRKAVLVHLLNTRNLNFSRRAPSDGQQSTSLNPLASAWEPPLGDLILEKLDEVETSVKKMQAMIQGVETSKTKTTSS; encoded by the exons ATGGGATTGCCAGATGAAAGAGTGCAAGTAGATGCACTAGAAAGACATTTATTCGCTGATTTATCTTCAAACGACTATAACAGAAGTATTGAGGATGAGGTCCTCCATGTTGCATCATTTGTGGAAATGGAACATAATTTTGTTAAGTATCAAATTGCCCAGTGGATTCTTTTATCTGTATTACTAGTGTTAGCTTGGGGAGTAGGAGTGCTCATGCTACTTTACCTACCTATTCGGATATATGTATGTCGGAGGGACTTCCGCTCAAGGAAGTTGTATTTGACACCACATGCTGTTGTTTATAAG GTAAACAAGCCTGTTGCATTTCCTTGTTTTGGGGTTTTCAAGAAGGAGAAATATGTTATCCTCCCTTCAATTTCTGATGTTGTTGTTGAGCAAG GTTACCTCCAATCCTTTTTTGGGGTATATTCTCTCAGAATTGAGAATATTGGTGTTAGAAAGCCTCCGAGTGATGATGTAAAAATAACCGGGGTTGCTCATCCACATGATTTCAGGAAG GCTGTTCTAGTCCATCTTTTGAACACAAGGAACCTGAATTTCAGTAGGAGAGCTCCATCTGATGGACAACAGAGCACAAGTTTGAATCCTCTAGCTAGTGCTTGG GAGCCTCCTCTTGGGGATTTGATACTAGAAAAGCTTGATGAAGTTGAAACCTCTGTAAAG AAAATGCAAGCAATGATACAGGGTGTTGAAACTTCCAAGACGAAGACCACATCGAGTTGA